A window from Mycolicibacterium tokaiense encodes these proteins:
- a CDS encoding ABC transporter substrate-binding protein — MRFAQNPTRGRRARSALLALGAVAALTLSACAGSGGPEQAEATGTGEVSADVSGTVRILMENVPDTDIVQSMVADFNADYPDVEINIETLTYDQMRDKLVSSFQSSSPTYDLIVVDNPWMVDFAQANFLQPLDARIDSTPDYDAADFFTPLTDITEVDGTRYAVPFYNYALGYLYNTDDLAAANQQVPTNLDELVATSKALKTADRAGIAMQPQRGYKIFEEWGNWLFAAGGSIYDADGKVTLNTPEAKRALQAYIDTYNTAAPANSLNWSMDEAQRSVSANQSASMINYNWQLPALNEPGSGPAAGKIKLATIPGGKQVLGSWSWAIPTNSAASDAAWAFTSWITSKPHDVARVEKGGAAIRQSTLQDPAVLEGKFGAEYYRTVEQLLANSAPLSQGPSGEEMIQAVGTELNEAVAGTKSVDDALAAAQAEAERIQG, encoded by the coding sequence ATGAGATTCGCTCAAAATCCCACTCGTGGGCGGCGCGCCCGCTCCGCGCTCCTGGCGCTGGGAGCCGTCGCCGCCCTGACCCTGAGTGCCTGCGCCGGTTCCGGCGGACCCGAACAAGCCGAGGCCACCGGCACCGGTGAGGTGTCGGCGGACGTCTCGGGAACCGTCCGCATCCTGATGGAGAACGTGCCGGACACCGACATCGTGCAATCGATGGTGGCCGACTTCAACGCCGACTACCCCGATGTCGAGATCAACATCGAAACCCTCACCTACGACCAGATGCGCGACAAGCTGGTCTCGTCGTTCCAATCCTCCTCCCCCACCTACGACCTGATCGTGGTGGACAACCCGTGGATGGTCGACTTCGCACAAGCGAACTTCCTGCAGCCGCTGGACGCCCGCATCGACAGCACCCCGGATTACGATGCCGCCGACTTCTTCACGCCGCTGACCGACATCACCGAAGTCGACGGGACCCGGTATGCCGTCCCGTTCTACAACTACGCGCTCGGATACCTCTACAACACCGACGATCTCGCAGCGGCCAACCAGCAGGTGCCGACCAACCTCGACGAGCTCGTCGCCACCAGCAAGGCCCTCAAGACCGCCGACCGTGCCGGCATCGCCATGCAGCCCCAACGCGGGTACAAGATCTTCGAGGAGTGGGGCAACTGGCTGTTTGCGGCCGGCGGGTCGATCTATGACGCCGACGGCAAGGTCACGCTGAACACCCCTGAGGCCAAACGTGCCCTGCAGGCCTACATCGACACCTACAACACCGCCGCCCCGGCCAACAGCCTGAACTGGAGCATGGACGAAGCCCAGCGCTCGGTCTCGGCCAACCAGTCGGCGTCGATGATCAACTACAACTGGCAGCTGCCCGCGCTCAACGAACCGGGATCAGGCCCCGCCGCGGGCAAGATCAAGCTCGCCACCATCCCCGGCGGCAAGCAGGTACTGGGCTCGTGGAGCTGGGCCATCCCCACCAACTCCGCAGCATCGGATGCCGCGTGGGCGTTCACCTCGTGGATCACCAGCAAGCCCCACGACGTGGCGCGGGTCGAGAAGGGCGGCGCGGCCATCCGGCAGAGCACGCTGCAGGATCCGGCCGTGTTGGAAGGCAAGTTCGGCGCCGAGTACTACCGGACCGTGGAACAGCTGCTGGCCAATTCGGCGCCACTGAGCCAGGGTCCCAGTGGCGAGGAGATGATCCAGGCCGTCGGCACCGAACTGAACGAGGCCGTCGCGGGCACCAAGAGTGTCGATGACGCTCTCGCCGCCGCACAGGCCGAGGCCGAGAGGATTCAAGGCTAA
- a CDS encoding bifunctional 3-(3-hydroxy-phenyl)propionate/3-hydroxycinnamic acid hydroxylase has protein sequence MSLTKNHQPEHVSVAIVGGGPTGITAATLLAQYGVDSLVLDRWPQVYPQPRAVHLDDEVYRILDRLGVAQGFAAISRPARGLRLIDRNMAVLAQFDRDTALTRNGFPAASMFDQPELEELLRANLTRFPRARLRGDTEVLDLVLPSGAGPLRLTVRDRSSGRQNQITADFVLGCDGANSMVRSAIGVTMRSLKFDQRWLVIDIATDADLEQWEGVHQLCDGHRAGTYMRIGPTRYRWEFRLLDHESVADFATLADLRPLIAPWTRDVADAELTVVRVTEYTFRAQLADRWNRGNVFLLGDAAHLTPPFIGQGMGAGLRDAMNLAWKIAGVQYGDLPRGALQSYQRERRPHARQMISLALNVGRAMTSGGRLGAAARARVLPHLHAVPGLRAKVTDSETPPLRSSALLRRRPHTRGIVGHLCPNPRLDAGCRLDNVLGVGFGVIATQALTHAQQQLVSARGARTIYAAAGSELARWLDGHHVRAVVVRPDRAVLAAGRDVTAVCRNLPTFLPPDSQRIDSCCVRP, from the coding sequence ATGAGCCTCACGAAAAATCACCAGCCTGAGCATGTCTCGGTTGCCATCGTCGGTGGCGGGCCCACCGGCATCACCGCTGCGACACTGCTGGCGCAGTACGGGGTCGACAGCTTGGTGCTGGACCGATGGCCGCAGGTGTACCCGCAGCCGCGGGCGGTGCACCTCGACGACGAGGTGTACCGGATTCTGGACCGCCTCGGAGTCGCACAGGGGTTTGCCGCCATCTCCCGTCCGGCGCGCGGATTGCGGCTCATCGACCGCAACATGGCGGTACTGGCCCAGTTCGATCGTGACACGGCACTGACTCGCAACGGCTTTCCGGCTGCCAGCATGTTCGACCAACCGGAACTCGAAGAGCTGCTGCGTGCCAACCTGACACGCTTTCCCCGCGCCCGCCTCCGCGGCGACACCGAGGTGCTCGATCTCGTCCTGCCGTCGGGTGCCGGGCCGTTGCGCCTGACGGTCCGTGACCGTTCGAGTGGCCGGCAGAACCAGATCACTGCAGACTTCGTACTCGGGTGCGACGGTGCCAACAGCATGGTCCGCTCAGCCATCGGTGTGACGATGCGCAGCCTGAAATTCGATCAGCGCTGGTTGGTGATCGACATTGCCACCGACGCCGATCTGGAGCAGTGGGAGGGTGTGCACCAGCTCTGCGATGGCCACCGCGCCGGCACGTACATGCGGATCGGTCCTACTCGATACCGTTGGGAATTCCGGCTTCTCGATCACGAATCGGTGGCCGACTTTGCCACCCTGGCCGACCTGCGGCCGCTGATCGCGCCATGGACACGAGATGTCGCCGACGCTGAGCTCACGGTGGTCAGGGTGACGGAATACACCTTCCGCGCCCAACTGGCCGACCGCTGGAATCGCGGCAACGTGTTTCTGCTCGGCGACGCGGCGCACCTGACCCCGCCGTTCATCGGGCAAGGGATGGGCGCCGGGCTCCGTGACGCCATGAATCTGGCCTGGAAGATCGCCGGTGTCCAGTACGGAGATCTGCCTCGCGGTGCACTCCAGAGCTACCAACGCGAACGGCGGCCGCACGCACGGCAGATGATCTCACTGGCACTCAACGTCGGTCGCGCCATGACCTCGGGCGGCCGGCTCGGTGCTGCCGCCCGCGCCCGTGTGTTGCCGCACCTGCATGCGGTGCCGGGACTGCGGGCCAAGGTCACCGACTCAGAAACTCCGCCGCTTCGATCCTCGGCCCTGCTCCGTCGCCGCCCCCACACCCGGGGCATCGTCGGCCACCTGTGTCCGAACCCGCGACTCGACGCCGGCTGTCGTCTCGACAACGTGCTCGGCGTCGGCTTCGGCGTGATCGCCACACAGGCGCTGACGCACGCGCAACAGCAGTTGGTCAGCGCGCGCGGCGCCCGCACCATCTACGCTGCCGCCGGCTCTGAGTTGGCCCGCTGGCTGGACGGCCACCACGTGCGGGCGGTGGTGGTGCGACCGGACCGCGCCGTACTGGCGGCAGGACGCGACGTCACAGCGGTGTGCCGAAACCTGCCCACGTTCCTGCCCCCCGACTCACAGAGGATCGATTCGTGTTGCGTGCGCCCGTGA
- a CDS encoding SDR family NAD(P)-dependent oxidoreductase: MTPTVVVTGAGSGIGRAIAVTLAQRNWRVVVTDLDGDAAREVAASLANSDAGHESAQLDVTSPEGAAAVAADVAGRLGLDAWVSNAGISFMHRFLDAPIERYQQTMDVNLKGVFVCGQAAAREMVRNRVAGAIVNTASMAGKQGRVPFLSDYVASKFGVVGLTQAMAYELGEHRITVNCVCPGYVETPMQSRELEWEAKLRGTTTDGVRTMMLDDTPLGRLEQPEDVARAVAFLLSEDARFITGEALAVNGGAYMD, encoded by the coding sequence ATGACCCCCACAGTTGTAGTCACCGGCGCAGGCTCGGGTATCGGCCGTGCCATTGCAGTCACACTGGCACAACGGAATTGGCGCGTTGTCGTCACCGACCTCGACGGTGACGCGGCCCGCGAGGTCGCGGCGTCGCTGGCCAACTCCGACGCCGGTCACGAGTCCGCACAGCTCGATGTCACCTCACCCGAGGGCGCCGCCGCCGTGGCCGCCGACGTTGCCGGCCGCTTGGGCCTCGACGCCTGGGTGAGCAATGCCGGCATCTCGTTCATGCACCGGTTCCTCGACGCCCCCATCGAGCGGTACCAGCAGACCATGGACGTCAACCTCAAGGGTGTTTTCGTCTGCGGGCAGGCTGCCGCCCGGGAAATGGTGCGCAACCGAGTTGCCGGCGCGATCGTCAACACCGCGTCCATGGCCGGCAAGCAGGGCCGGGTGCCGTTCCTCTCCGATTACGTCGCCTCCAAGTTCGGCGTTGTCGGCCTCACCCAGGCGATGGCCTACGAGCTCGGCGAGCACCGCATCACCGTCAACTGCGTGTGCCCCGGATACGTCGAAACCCCGATGCAGTCAAGGGAACTGGAGTGGGAAGCGAAGCTGCGCGGGACCACCACCGATGGCGTGCGCACCATGATGCTCGACGACACCCCGCTGGGCCGGCTCGAACAACCCGAGGACGTGGCCCGCGCGGTGGCATTCCTGCTGTCCGAGGACGCCCGTTTCATCACCGGAGAAGCCCTGGCCGTCAACGGCGGCGCTTACATGGACTGA
- a CDS encoding carbohydrate ABC transporter permease, whose amino-acid sequence MTRSTVFTVLRVTLLWAAGISVLFPIVWIALASLKTPQQLNDPFLFAFSPDFASWQNVLASGILGAAGRSAVVALVTVGISVVVGSMGAYAIARYRAGGTLTRFGMLAAQVLPPAVLVFPFLTMAYALRLTDTLVPVIFAHLSFVLPVVTWFLIGFFEAVPRSLEEQAQVDGFTRFAAFRLVVLPQVLPGIGASAIFGFTLSWNDLFYGLILAPGQSAILPVAIAGFNTFRGVQIGSMSAAILIAVVPVVIASFFIQRKLVQGISGGAVKF is encoded by the coding sequence ATGACCCGCTCGACCGTATTCACCGTACTGCGGGTGACACTGCTGTGGGCCGCCGGCATCTCGGTGCTGTTCCCCATCGTGTGGATCGCGCTGGCCAGCCTGAAAACACCGCAGCAGCTCAACGACCCTTTCCTGTTCGCCTTCAGCCCGGACTTCGCCAGCTGGCAGAACGTCCTGGCCTCGGGCATTCTGGGCGCCGCCGGTCGCAGCGCCGTGGTGGCGCTGGTGACCGTCGGGATCAGCGTGGTGGTCGGCAGCATGGGTGCCTACGCCATCGCCCGGTACCGCGCAGGCGGCACCTTGACCCGGTTCGGCATGCTGGCCGCCCAGGTACTCCCACCCGCGGTCCTGGTGTTCCCGTTCCTCACCATGGCCTACGCGTTGCGACTGACCGACACGTTGGTGCCGGTCATCTTTGCGCACCTGAGTTTTGTTCTGCCCGTGGTCACCTGGTTCCTCATCGGTTTCTTCGAGGCGGTCCCCCGGTCTCTGGAGGAACAGGCACAGGTCGACGGCTTCACGCGATTCGCCGCGTTCCGGCTGGTGGTCCTGCCGCAGGTGCTACCCGGGATAGGCGCCTCGGCGATCTTCGGCTTCACCCTGTCCTGGAACGACCTGTTCTACGGACTCATCCTGGCTCCCGGCCAGTCGGCCATCCTGCCGGTGGCCATTGCCGGGTTCAACACATTCCGCGGGGTGCAGATCGGCTCGATGAGCGCGGCGATCCTCATCGCGGTGGTTCCCGTCGTCATCGCGAGCTTCTTCATCCAACGCAAGCTGGTGCAGGGCATCAGCGGCGGCGCGGTGAAATTCTAG
- a CDS encoding DeoR/GlpR family DNA-binding transcription regulator, which yields MKRRRDEIEQRVREHREVGYAELALAFDVSEMTIRRDVEALESLGVVRRVVGGAIAMQGKDTEPSFATRMADAAQEKNHIAEVVADLISPKETVILDSGSTALAVAHSLRGRGLGLTVVTPSVLVALALVDEPETTVVLTGGQLRTGELSLIGPSTEQTLANYNCDTYVMGVAGIDGDRGISDYHQAESQVKRAASSRADRVIVAADRSKLGRVTFVSIAGLSQVQAIVTDGAPDHPTLVAARAAGVDVICVEGEVR from the coding sequence CTGAAGCGTCGTCGGGACGAGATCGAACAACGCGTCCGTGAGCACCGCGAGGTCGGATACGCCGAGCTGGCGCTTGCCTTCGACGTCTCCGAGATGACAATTCGACGCGACGTCGAGGCGCTCGAGTCCCTCGGCGTCGTGCGGCGGGTGGTCGGTGGCGCAATCGCCATGCAAGGTAAAGACACCGAACCGTCCTTTGCCACCCGGATGGCGGATGCCGCGCAAGAGAAAAACCACATCGCCGAGGTGGTCGCCGACCTGATCAGCCCCAAGGAGACGGTGATCCTCGACTCCGGGAGCACCGCACTGGCAGTCGCCCACTCACTGCGGGGCCGCGGCCTCGGACTGACCGTCGTCACCCCGAGTGTGCTGGTGGCGCTGGCACTGGTCGATGAGCCGGAGACCACGGTGGTTCTCACCGGTGGTCAGCTGCGTACCGGGGAGCTGAGCCTGATCGGACCCAGCACCGAGCAGACGCTGGCGAACTACAACTGCGACACCTACGTCATGGGCGTCGCGGGCATCGACGGCGATCGCGGAATCTCCGACTATCACCAGGCCGAGAGCCAGGTGAAGCGGGCCGCCAGTAGCCGCGCCGACCGCGTGATCGTGGCCGCCGACCGCAGCAAGCTCGGTCGCGTGACCTTCGTGAGCATCGCCGGGTTGTCCCAGGTGCAGGCCATCGTCACCGACGGCGCCCCCGACCATCCCACCTTGGTGGCCGCGCGCGCCGCCGGTGTGGACGTCATCTGCGTAGAGGGAGAGGTGCGGTGA
- a CDS encoding cytochrome P450, with the protein MNVPVYHPDIYRRSALLDPYPHYRALRELGPVVWLPRQRLYALPRYADCKAALRDDGRYLSGHGVAANPVINRLSQGTTLSSDGADHERRRKLVAHRLMPRALRVLSDEVDAQARTIVDDAVRRGSVDGVADLATALALAVVPDLVGWPTDQREHLLDWAAATFDVLGPANWQAVKAVPRSLQMLRFARTVLRDRNVLPGSMAAELLTAVDDGSVAATEVAPLLIDYIAPSLDTTISAISSAIYLFATHPDQWQLLKAQPELVPNAINEVVRFESPLRAFTRKALQEHTINGQAIPAGARVLVLYASANRDEREWSHPDIFDIRNDAGRHVGFGNGAHACAGQGLARLEAGAMLTALLHRVERIEITAEPTWVVNNIIHRHERLPVRLVAA; encoded by the coding sequence GTGAATGTCCCCGTGTACCACCCCGACATCTACCGCCGTTCAGCGCTTCTCGATCCCTACCCGCACTACCGTGCATTGCGCGAGCTGGGTCCGGTGGTGTGGCTTCCTCGCCAACGCCTCTACGCCCTGCCCCGTTACGCCGACTGCAAAGCCGCCTTGCGCGATGACGGTCGGTACCTGTCCGGTCATGGGGTTGCGGCCAATCCGGTGATCAACCGGCTGTCACAGGGCACCACCCTCAGCAGTGACGGTGCTGACCACGAGCGGCGTCGTAAGCTCGTCGCGCACCGCCTGATGCCGCGCGCCCTTCGTGTTCTGAGCGACGAGGTGGACGCCCAGGCCCGGACCATCGTCGACGACGCGGTGCGCCGGGGCTCGGTCGATGGAGTGGCTGACCTGGCCACCGCGTTGGCGCTGGCGGTGGTGCCTGATCTGGTGGGGTGGCCGACGGATCAGCGCGAGCACTTGCTCGACTGGGCCGCAGCCACTTTCGACGTTCTCGGGCCGGCCAACTGGCAGGCGGTCAAGGCGGTACCGCGAAGCCTGCAGATGCTGCGCTTCGCCCGGACTGTCCTGCGTGACCGCAACGTGCTGCCCGGCAGCATGGCAGCCGAACTGCTCACCGCCGTCGATGACGGCAGCGTGGCCGCCACTGAGGTTGCGCCGTTGCTCATCGATTACATCGCCCCGTCGCTGGACACCACGATCAGCGCCATCTCCAGCGCCATCTACCTTTTTGCCACCCATCCTGACCAATGGCAGCTTCTGAAAGCGCAGCCGGAGCTTGTACCCAATGCGATCAACGAGGTGGTGCGCTTCGAGTCGCCTCTGCGTGCCTTCACCCGAAAAGCCCTGCAGGAACACACGATCAACGGGCAGGCCATCCCGGCGGGTGCTCGTGTGCTGGTGCTGTACGCCTCGGCGAACCGCGACGAGCGCGAATGGAGCCACCCCGACATCTTCGACATCCGCAACGACGCCGGACGTCACGTCGGATTCGGCAACGGCGCCCACGCCTGCGCCGGCCAGGGGTTGGCACGGCTGGAAGCCGGCGCCATGCTCACGGCCCTGCTCCACCGTGTGGAGCGGATCGAGATCACGGCCGAGCCGACCTGGGTCGTGAACAACATCATCCACCGCCACGAACGTCTTCCCGTTCGGCTCGTTGCGGCGTGA
- a CDS encoding FGGY-family carbohydrate kinase encodes MTRYTIGVDIGTTGTKTVLLDTTAGIVATATRETALHSPAPGFAEADTAQWYRNTIESIREVMSTAGVSPDAVAAVATSGMVPAVIPVDGAGKPLRHAILQNDARAHAEVAALADALSGVDLVTLTGSALTQQSVAPTLVWLREHEPDVFAAAAHWVGSYDWALSALGAPAHVEQNWALESGLFTVDGDIADAVFRAASLDPATMAPVHRPGARVGALSPDAAEETGLRPGTALVVGGADHVLSAYAAGVNKPGDALVKLGGAGDILVASDTKVVDRRLYLDAHPVPGRWLPNGCMATSGSLIRWFQSLIGGTALTDLDDEAADRAPAEILCLPYFLGEKSPIHDPDLRGVFAGMHLGHTRADLYRSVLEAIAFGFRHHVDVFGDIGIPFTRVMITNGGSKSTLWKQIHADVLGHEMLPVWGHPGASLGAAVIAAIGVGELDDWSDADRFIALEKPFVPDPARRDAYDAAYATWQELSAAMTPISHAIARTTR; translated from the coding sequence GTGACGCGCTACACGATCGGTGTCGACATCGGCACCACCGGCACCAAGACCGTGCTGCTGGACACCACTGCGGGCATCGTCGCCACGGCCACGCGCGAGACCGCGTTGCACTCACCGGCACCGGGCTTCGCCGAGGCCGACACCGCCCAGTGGTACCGCAACACGATCGAGTCCATCAGAGAAGTGATGAGCACCGCCGGGGTCTCGCCCGACGCGGTGGCCGCGGTGGCCACCTCCGGCATGGTGCCCGCCGTGATCCCAGTGGACGGTGCGGGAAAGCCGTTGCGTCACGCCATTCTCCAGAACGATGCCCGCGCCCACGCTGAGGTCGCCGCCCTGGCCGACGCTCTGTCCGGTGTCGACCTGGTGACCTTGACCGGGTCGGCGCTGACGCAGCAGTCGGTGGCGCCGACGCTGGTCTGGCTACGGGAGCACGAGCCCGACGTGTTCGCGGCCGCGGCGCACTGGGTCGGTTCCTACGACTGGGCGCTGTCCGCCCTCGGCGCTCCCGCGCATGTCGAGCAGAACTGGGCGCTGGAATCCGGCTTGTTCACCGTCGACGGGGATATCGCGGACGCGGTGTTCCGGGCCGCCTCCCTGGACCCCGCCACCATGGCGCCGGTGCACCGGCCCGGCGCACGAGTCGGCGCACTCAGCCCCGATGCCGCCGAAGAGACGGGCCTGCGACCGGGCACCGCACTCGTGGTCGGCGGTGCCGATCACGTACTGTCCGCCTACGCGGCCGGAGTGAACAAGCCAGGCGATGCACTGGTCAAACTCGGTGGTGCAGGCGACATCCTGGTGGCCAGCGACACCAAGGTGGTGGACCGGCGGCTCTACCTCGACGCACATCCGGTGCCGGGCCGCTGGCTGCCCAACGGATGCATGGCGACCAGTGGCAGTCTGATCCGGTGGTTCCAGAGCCTGATCGGCGGGACTGCATTGACCGACCTCGATGACGAGGCGGCTGACCGCGCCCCCGCCGAGATCCTCTGCCTGCCCTATTTTCTCGGGGAGAAGAGCCCCATCCACGATCCCGACCTGCGCGGTGTGTTCGCCGGGATGCACCTGGGGCACACCCGGGCCGACCTGTACCGCTCGGTACTGGAGGCCATCGCCTTCGGGTTCCGGCACCACGTCGATGTGTTCGGCGACATCGGCATTCCGTTCACCCGGGTGATGATCACCAACGGGGGCTCGAAATCCACGCTGTGGAAGCAGATCCACGCCGATGTGCTCGGTCACGAGATGCTGCCGGTGTGGGGACACCCCGGTGCGTCGTTGGGCGCGGCGGTGATCGCCGCCATCGGCGTCGGCGAACTCGACGACTGGTCCGATGCGGACCGGTTCATCGCCTTGGAGAAGCCCTTCGTCCCGGATCCCGCCCGGCGCGACGCCTACGATGCCGCGTACGCAACCTGGCAGGAACTCAGCGCCGCCATGACCCCGATATCACACGCAATCGCCCGCACCACCCGTTGA
- a CDS encoding BtpA/SgcQ family protein produces the protein MTTTWLDEVFGVKKPVIAMLHLSALPGDPGYDSTRGIAAVVDRARTELDALQSGGVDGIMVSNEFSLPYLTKTEPITAITMARIIGELLPEISVPYGVNVLWDGRASIDLAVATGARFVREIFTGVYASDFGLWNTNVGEVARHRTRVGGSDVKLLFNIVPESAKYLAERDLASITRTTVFATLPDAICVSGATAGSPTDLEALQVVKDAAGAVPVFVNTGVRAENVALQLGIADGAVVGTYFKEGGVFENPAEKSRVEELMSAAKAFRAGL, from the coding sequence GTGACCACCACCTGGCTCGACGAGGTGTTCGGAGTCAAGAAACCCGTCATCGCCATGCTCCACCTGAGCGCCTTGCCGGGAGACCCCGGCTACGACAGCACACGCGGCATCGCGGCCGTCGTCGACCGCGCCCGCACCGAACTGGACGCACTGCAGAGCGGCGGCGTCGACGGCATCATGGTCAGCAACGAGTTCAGCCTGCCGTACCTGACCAAGACCGAGCCGATCACCGCGATCACCATGGCCCGCATCATCGGTGAACTACTGCCGGAGATCTCGGTACCCTACGGCGTCAACGTGTTGTGGGACGGGCGCGCCTCGATCGACCTGGCAGTGGCCACCGGGGCCCGGTTCGTGCGGGAGATCTTCACCGGCGTCTACGCCAGCGATTTCGGCCTGTGGAACACGAACGTCGGAGAGGTGGCCCGCCACCGCACCCGCGTCGGGGGAAGTGACGTCAAGCTGCTGTTCAACATCGTGCCGGAGTCGGCGAAGTACCTGGCCGAACGCGACCTCGCATCCATCACCAGGACCACGGTGTTCGCCACCTTGCCCGACGCGATCTGCGTCTCGGGTGCCACGGCCGGATCCCCCACCGATCTGGAGGCATTGCAGGTGGTCAAGGACGCAGCGGGCGCGGTGCCGGTGTTCGTGAACACCGGTGTGCGGGCGGAGAATGTGGCCCTGCAGCTCGGTATCGCCGACGGCGCAGTGGTGGGCACCTACTTCAAGGAGGGTGGGGTGTTCGAGAACCCGGCCGAGAAGTCGCGGGTCGAAGAACTGATGAGCGCTGCCAAGGCATTCCGCGCAGGGTTGTAG
- a CDS encoding ABC transporter ATP-binding protein, translating to MATVRFSGVSKSYGTTSVVSDLDLELPDGSFTVLVGPSGCGKSTSLRMLAGLESVTSGTISIGERDVTHLQPRDRDIAMVFQNYALYPHLSVQENIAFPLRATKTPRAQALSRATEIGESLGLGKLMARKPKDLSGGQQQRVAIGRAIIREPSVFLFDEPLSNLDAKLRVETRTELLQIQRRLGITSVYVTHDQEEAMTLSDRMVVMRDGRIAQQGTPQEVYARPADTFVAAFVGSPKMNLIDGDVAHRLGLLPEQSGAVTLGIRPDDLIPTSNDGAAARVTLIEDLGPRAIVTIDGAGTTVTSVVEASRLSGISEGSPVDLAARPGAAHLFDAHSGQRLAG from the coding sequence ATGGCTACCGTTCGTTTCTCCGGCGTCAGCAAGTCGTACGGAACCACCTCTGTGGTCAGTGATCTCGACCTGGAGCTGCCCGACGGGTCGTTCACCGTGCTGGTCGGCCCGTCCGGCTGCGGCAAATCCACGTCCTTGCGGATGCTGGCGGGACTGGAGTCCGTCACCTCCGGCACCATCAGCATCGGCGAGCGCGATGTCACGCATCTGCAACCCCGGGACCGCGACATTGCCATGGTGTTCCAGAACTACGCGTTGTATCCACACCTGAGCGTGCAGGAGAACATCGCCTTTCCGCTGCGGGCCACCAAGACCCCACGCGCCCAGGCGTTGTCCCGCGCCACCGAGATCGGCGAGTCGCTCGGCCTGGGCAAACTGATGGCCCGCAAGCCCAAAGACCTCAGCGGTGGTCAGCAGCAGCGGGTTGCGATCGGCCGGGCCATCATCCGCGAGCCCTCGGTGTTCCTGTTCGACGAACCGTTGTCGAACCTGGATGCCAAGCTGCGGGTGGAGACCAGAACCGAGCTGTTGCAGATCCAGCGGCGGCTGGGCATCACCTCCGTGTACGTCACCCACGATCAGGAGGAGGCGATGACGCTCTCGGACCGCATGGTCGTGATGCGCGACGGCCGAATCGCCCAGCAAGGAACTCCGCAGGAGGTGTATGCCCGCCCGGCCGACACCTTCGTCGCCGCCTTCGTCGGCAGCCCCAAGATGAACCTGATCGACGGGGACGTCGCACACCGGTTGGGTCTGCTGCCTGAGCAGTCCGGTGCGGTCACCCTCGGCATCCGGCCCGACGACCTGATCCCGACCAGCAATGACGGCGCCGCCGCCCGGGTGACGTTGATCGAGGACCTCGGACCCCGCGCCATCGTCACCATCGACGGTGCCGGCACCACCGTGACCAGCGTCGTGGAGGCGTCCCGGCTGTCGGGCATCTCCGAGGGCAGCCCGGTTGACCTGGCGGCCCGCCCCGGCGCCGCCCACCTCTTCGACGCCCACTCCGGCCAGCGGCTCGCTGGCTGA
- a CDS encoding carbohydrate ABC transporter permease, whose product MKFQHGMVAPLIALFVGVVGFPLGYAAYLSVTDYKLTDRGAPAIVGADNFVATFGDSGFWNAFGTTALYVVVAVGLELVIGLALALSLQKQKWARDLTRSMLLAPMFITPIAVGLTFRFLLNDQLGAIPTMLQAIGVDYDFFGPDRALFTLALIDVWQWTPFMVLLLLAGLESIPKEPLDAARVDGAGGFYVLRRVTLPLLAPVLVVAILLRSLDAMKTFEYVFATTRGGPGTETETLQYFIYQTGIQFFRLGSASSMAFVVLIVVLAVIVVAFRRMERAKTR is encoded by the coding sequence CTGAAGTTCCAGCACGGCATGGTCGCACCCCTCATTGCCCTTTTCGTCGGGGTGGTCGGTTTCCCCCTCGGTTACGCCGCCTACCTCAGCGTCACCGACTACAAGCTCACCGACCGGGGTGCCCCGGCCATCGTCGGCGCCGACAACTTCGTGGCGACCTTCGGCGACAGCGGATTCTGGAATGCCTTCGGCACCACCGCGCTCTACGTGGTGGTGGCCGTCGGCCTCGAACTCGTCATCGGTCTGGCGCTGGCGTTGTCACTCCAGAAGCAGAAGTGGGCCAGGGATCTCACCCGTTCCATGCTGCTGGCGCCCATGTTCATCACCCCGATTGCGGTGGGGCTGACCTTCCGGTTCCTGCTCAACGATCAGCTCGGCGCCATCCCGACGATGTTGCAGGCCATCGGAGTGGATTACGACTTCTTCGGTCCCGACCGGGCGCTGTTCACCCTGGCCCTCATCGACGTGTGGCAGTGGACGCCTTTCATGGTGCTGCTGCTGCTCGCCGGCCTGGAGTCGATTCCCAAAGAACCGCTCGACGCTGCCCGGGTGGACGGTGCAGGCGGCTTCTATGTGTTGCGGCGGGTGACCCTGCCGCTGCTGGCCCCGGTGCTCGTGGTGGCGATCCTGCTGCGCAGCCTGGACGCGATGAAGACGTTCGAGTACGTCTTCGCCACCACCCGCGGCGGTCCCGGAACCGAGACCGAGACCCTGCAGTACTTCATCTACCAGACCGGCATCCAGTTCTTCCGACTCGGATCCGCATCGTCGATGGCCTTTGTCGTGCTGATCGTGGTGCTGGCGGTCATCGTGGTCGCGTTCCGCCGGATGGAAAGGGCCAAAACACGATGA